One Halomonas sp. THAF5a genomic region harbors:
- a CDS encoding TRAP transporter large permease: protein MIEIALLAFAVLIVLLTIGVPLPYCFGAALMVMTLIGEATMRGMMVWGFSQLTNPILLAIPLFVFAGTLMSVSGIAGSLLKFVNVFVGRIRGGLGAVAAVSCAIIGAISGSGLTGIAAIGPLLIPEMERKGYPRAYSTALIANSSILGLLIPPSVTMIVYGWVTDTSILASFLATLGPGLLIMLNFCLVNMVMSRKFDLVLDEPLPFDQMMRDAGRRTGHALPALLMPVIILGGIYGGIMTPTEAAAVAVIYALPVGFLIYRGLTWRTLLESGKESATAIGAILIMILFSLMLSQIYVMESIPQALVDMIFQITDNKLVLLLLINLLLFFIGMIVNDITAIILTAPLLLPLMEALGVSPVQFAAIMGVNTAMGGVTPPYASILYLGSRIGKVRFTEVVKPAMTLILFGYIPVVVLVSAWPDLSEFLPGLFGY from the coding sequence ATGATTGAGATCGCCCTGCTGGCCTTTGCCGTCCTGATTGTGCTGCTGACCATCGGCGTTCCCCTGCCCTACTGCTTCGGCGCCGCCCTGATGGTGATGACCCTGATCGGCGAAGCCACCATGCGCGGCATGATGGTGTGGGGCTTCAGTCAGCTGACGAACCCGATCCTGCTGGCCATCCCGCTGTTCGTCTTCGCCGGCACCCTGATGAGCGTGAGCGGCATCGCCGGCAGCCTGCTGAAGTTCGTCAACGTCTTCGTCGGGCGCATCCGCGGCGGCCTGGGCGCCGTGGCGGCGGTGAGCTGCGCCATCATCGGCGCGATCTCCGGCAGCGGCCTGACCGGCATCGCCGCCATCGGCCCGCTGCTGATCCCGGAGATGGAGCGCAAGGGCTACCCCCGCGCCTACTCCACCGCCCTGATCGCCAACTCCTCGATCCTCGGCCTGCTGATTCCCCCCAGCGTCACCATGATCGTCTACGGGTGGGTCACGGACACCTCGATCCTGGCGAGCTTCCTGGCCACCCTGGGGCCGGGCCTGTTGATCATGCTCAACTTCTGCCTCGTCAACATGGTGATGTCGCGCAAGTTCGACCTGGTCCTCGACGAGCCGCTGCCCTTCGATCAGATGATGCGCGATGCCGGGCGTCGCACGGGCCATGCCCTGCCGGCGCTGCTGATGCCGGTGATCATCCTCGGCGGCATCTACGGCGGCATCATGACGCCGACCGAGGCCGCGGCCGTGGCGGTCATCTATGCGCTGCCGGTGGGCTTTCTGATCTACCGCGGCCTGACCTGGCGGACCCTGCTGGAGTCCGGCAAGGAGTCGGCCACCGCCATCGGCGCCATCCTGATCATGATCCTGTTCAGCCTGATGCTCAGCCAGATCTACGTCATGGAGAGCATTCCCCAGGCGCTGGTCGACATGATCTTCCAGATCACCGACAACAAGCTGGTGCTGTTGCTGCTGATCAACCTGCTGCTGTTCTTCATCGGCATGATCGTCAACGACATCACCGCCATCATCCTCACGGCGCCGCTGCTGCTTCCGCTGATGGAGGCGCTGGGCGTCAGCCCCGTGCAGTTCGCCGCCATCATGGGCGTCAACACCGCCATGGGCGGGGTGACGCCTCCCTACGCCAGCATCCTCTACCTGGGGTCCCGCATCGGCAAGGTGCGCTTCACCGAGGTGGTGAAGCCCGCCATGACGCTGATCCTGTTCGGCTACATCCCGGTGGTGGTGCTGGTCTCTGCCTGGCCTGACCTGTCCGAGTTCCTGCCCGGCCTGTTCGGCTACTGA
- the dctP gene encoding TRAP transporter substrate-binding protein DctP encodes MKTLEMKTLVSAVALAASLSTVAEAATLKLSHVRPQDTAIDTAAAAFAEDVAAATDDEVNVRLFPANALGDYTVVQERVSLGAVDMAVQPPASGADKRFQLAYLPYLVQSWEDAQQVFQEGAPLREEVEKIYAEQNIRVLGAWPVYFGGVALNSQVENAADPTADKGAKLRVPPMKSFQLMADNIGYIGSPLPFSDAFTAVQTGVVDGVMGSGAEGYYASFRDVTEYYLPLNTHFEMWYLLINQDIYDELDETQQVALQDAAQRFEAARWEGAEADQARNEQLLVEAGATIVPVSDEQIAGHAELVRENVWPVILEDIGAEWANSVLDKAIR; translated from the coding sequence ATGAAAACCCTCGAGATGAAAACTCTTGTCAGCGCCGTCGCCCTCGCGGCCAGCCTCTCCACGGTCGCCGAGGCCGCCACCCTGAAGCTCTCCCACGTGCGCCCCCAGGACACGGCCATCGACACCGCCGCCGCGGCCTTCGCCGAGGACGTCGCGGCGGCCACCGACGACGAGGTGAACGTGCGTCTCTTCCCGGCCAACGCCCTGGGCGACTACACGGTGGTGCAGGAGCGCGTCAGCCTGGGCGCCGTCGACATGGCGGTCCAGCCGCCGGCATCCGGCGCCGACAAGCGCTTCCAGCTGGCCTACCTGCCCTACCTCGTGCAGAGCTGGGAGGACGCCCAGCAGGTGTTCCAGGAGGGCGCGCCGCTGCGCGAGGAGGTGGAGAAGATCTACGCGGAGCAGAACATCCGGGTGCTGGGCGCCTGGCCGGTCTACTTCGGCGGCGTGGCCCTGAACAGCCAGGTGGAGAACGCCGCCGACCCGACCGCCGACAAGGGCGCCAAGCTGCGCGTACCGCCCATGAAGTCCTTCCAGCTGATGGCCGACAACATCGGCTACATCGGCTCGCCGCTGCCGTTCTCCGACGCCTTCACCGCCGTCCAGACCGGCGTGGTCGACGGCGTGATGGGCTCGGGCGCCGAGGGCTACTACGCCTCCTTCCGCGACGTCACCGAGTACTACCTGCCGCTCAACACTCACTTCGAGATGTGGTACCTGCTGATCAACCAGGACATCTACGACGAGCTGGACGAGACCCAGCAGGTCGCGCTCCAGGACGCCGCGCAGCGCTTCGAGGCGGCGCGCTGGGAAGGGGCCGAGGCCGACCAGGCCCGCAACGAGCAGCTTCTGGTCGAGGCCGGCGCCACCATCGTGCCGGTCTCCGACGAGCAGATCGCCGGCCACGCCGAGCTGGTCCGCGAGAACGTCTGGCCGGTCATCCTCGAGGACATCGGCGCCGAGTGGGCGAACTCCGTGCTCGACAAGGCCATTCGCTGA
- a CDS encoding FAD-binding oxidoreductase yields the protein MTPRPPNGSRSADACVIGGGLVGIAIALGLQRHGLKVAVLDEGDVALRASRGNFGLVWVQGKGDTQPAYASITRRSARLWPDLARRLQEQTGIDVQLQQRGGLYLCLTEDELEARRRMLAKMRDAAGGDYPHETLDLAQVRDYFPDIGDEVAGATWCPEDGHLNPLLLLRALTQRFRAQGGVIDNGGRVQGIERQGEAFRVTTPAGDWSCGKVVLAAGLGNRELAPMVGLSAPVFPNRGQVLIAERVRPFLHYPTGHVRQTGEGTVQIGDSKEDVGFDSGTTTDVMAHIARRAVRLFPLLRDVRMVRAWGALRVMTPDGYPVYEASRDCPGAYLVTCHSGVTLGALHEGPLADWIAGDATDLPLEVFHAQRFAL from the coding sequence ATGACGCCAAGGCCACCAAACGGCTCGCGTAGCGCCGACGCATGCGTGATCGGCGGCGGGCTCGTCGGCATCGCCATCGCCCTGGGACTCCAGCGCCATGGCCTGAAGGTCGCCGTGCTCGACGAGGGCGACGTCGCCCTGCGCGCCTCTCGCGGCAACTTCGGGCTGGTGTGGGTCCAGGGCAAGGGCGATACCCAGCCCGCCTATGCCAGCATCACCCGTCGCTCGGCCCGGCTGTGGCCGGACCTCGCCCGGCGCCTGCAGGAGCAGACCGGCATCGACGTCCAGCTCCAGCAGCGCGGCGGGCTCTACCTCTGCCTCACCGAGGACGAGCTCGAGGCCAGGCGACGCATGCTGGCCAAGATGCGCGACGCCGCGGGCGGCGACTATCCCCACGAGACGCTGGATCTCGCCCAGGTGCGCGACTATTTCCCCGACATCGGCGACGAGGTCGCCGGTGCCACCTGGTGCCCGGAGGACGGGCACCTCAACCCGCTGCTGCTGCTGCGCGCGCTGACCCAGCGCTTCCGCGCCCAGGGCGGCGTGATCGACAACGGCGGGCGGGTCCAGGGCATCGAGCGCCAGGGCGAGGCCTTCCGGGTCACCACCCCGGCGGGCGACTGGTCCTGCGGCAAGGTCGTGCTGGCCGCGGGGCTCGGCAATCGCGAGCTCGCCCCGATGGTCGGCCTGTCGGCGCCGGTCTTCCCCAATCGTGGCCAGGTGCTGATCGCCGAGCGCGTCCGGCCCTTCCTCCACTACCCCACCGGCCACGTCCGCCAGACCGGCGAGGGCACCGTGCAGATTGGCGACTCCAAGGAGGACGTCGGCTTCGACAGCGGCACCACCACCGACGTCATGGCGCACATCGCCCGGCGCGCCGTGCGCCTCTTCCCGCTGCTGCGCGACGTCCGGATGGTCAGGGCCTGGGGTGCCCTGCGCGTCATGACCCCCGACGGCTACCCGGTCTACGAGGCCTCCCGGGATTGCCCCGGCGCCTACCTCGTCACCTGTCACAGCGGCGTGACGCTCGGCGCCCTGCACGAAGGCCCGCTGGCGGACTGGATCGCCGGCGATGCAACCGACCTGCCCCTGGAGGTGTTCCATGCCCAGCGCTTCGCCCTTTGA
- a CDS encoding (2Fe-2S)-binding protein, with product MPSASPFERLPCRPQATVTVFVEDAPVEVDRHDSAAAAVLAAGLLPSRTTPTSEAPRAPYCLMGVCFECLIEIDGAPNQQGCMIPVRDGMRIRRQCGARDMHGEDHHGDA from the coding sequence ATGCCCAGCGCTTCGCCCTTTGAGCGCCTGCCCTGCCGGCCTCAGGCCACGGTGACGGTGTTCGTCGAGGACGCGCCCGTCGAGGTGGATCGGCACGACAGCGCCGCCGCCGCGGTGCTGGCCGCCGGCCTGCTGCCCTCCCGCACCACCCCGACGAGCGAGGCCCCGCGAGCGCCCTACTGCCTGATGGGAGTGTGCTTCGAGTGCCTGATCGAGATCGACGGCGCGCCCAACCAGCAGGGCTGCATGATTCCGGTGCGCGACGGCATGCGGATTCGCCGTCAATGCGGGGCCCGCGACATGCACGGGGAGGACCACCATGGCGACGCCTGA
- a CDS encoding NAD(P)/FAD-dependent oxidoreductase — MATPDYDLIIIGAGPAGMAAAAESARQGLRCALLDEQEEAGGQIYRAIGRAPLANEAILGEDYYHGRGLLEAFEQAGVDYRPGTTVWGVEEDLSLDVSHRGASQRLRTRRLLVATGAQERPVPFPGWTLPGVMTGGAAQILLKSSAMAPPGPIVLAGSGPLLLLIAAQLARAGVTVEALLDTTPRDSWRRAARHLAGALRNPRLLAKGLGLLREIRRAGISHLKGIEGLEAASHDGERLTHLRYRQAGQWHERPCQTLLVHQGVVPNVQLTRALELAHDWDEAQQCWRPRLDAWGETSRPGIFVAGDAGGIAGAMAAEDAGRLSALAIAEQLERLDASTRDRLAAPLRNRLAPQLAIRPFLDVLYQPARRFLVPDDETIVCRCEEVTAGELRRIADAGCRGPNQAKAFCRAGMGPCQGRLCGLTVSQVIADQCGEPVDAVGYYHIRPPIKPLSLGELASLNETDTPTRN, encoded by the coding sequence ATGGCGACGCCTGACTACGACCTGATCATCATCGGTGCCGGGCCGGCCGGCATGGCCGCCGCCGCGGAGTCCGCCCGCCAGGGGCTGCGCTGCGCCCTGCTCGACGAGCAGGAGGAGGCCGGCGGCCAGATCTACCGGGCGATCGGCCGGGCCCCCCTGGCGAACGAGGCGATCCTCGGCGAGGACTACTATCACGGCCGCGGCCTGCTCGAGGCCTTCGAGCAGGCCGGCGTGGACTACCGGCCGGGCACCACCGTCTGGGGCGTCGAGGAGGACCTGAGCCTCGACGTTTCCCACCGGGGCGCCAGCCAGCGCCTGCGCACCCGGCGCCTGCTGGTGGCGACCGGCGCCCAGGAGCGCCCGGTGCCCTTCCCCGGCTGGACCCTGCCGGGCGTGATGACCGGGGGCGCCGCCCAGATCCTGCTCAAGAGCAGCGCCATGGCCCCGCCCGGCCCCATCGTCCTGGCCGGCAGCGGCCCCCTGCTGCTGTTGATCGCCGCCCAGCTCGCGCGCGCCGGCGTCACCGTCGAGGCGCTGCTCGACACCACGCCGCGCGACAGCTGGCGCCGGGCGGCGCGCCACCTGGCCGGCGCGCTGCGCAACCCGCGGCTGCTGGCCAAGGGCCTGGGGCTGCTTCGGGAGATTCGTCGCGCCGGCATTTCCCACCTCAAGGGCATCGAGGGTCTCGAGGCCGCGTCCCACGACGGAGAGCGCCTGACGCACCTGCGCTACCGGCAGGCGGGGCAGTGGCACGAGCGCCCCTGCCAGACCCTGCTGGTGCACCAGGGCGTGGTGCCCAACGTCCAGCTGACCCGGGCGCTCGAGCTGGCCCACGACTGGGACGAGGCCCAGCAGTGCTGGCGGCCGCGGCTGGATGCCTGGGGCGAGACCTCGCGCCCGGGTATCTTCGTCGCCGGCGACGCCGGCGGCATCGCCGGCGCCATGGCCGCCGAGGACGCCGGACGCCTCTCCGCCCTGGCCATCGCCGAGCAGCTCGAGCGCCTCGACGCCTCGACCCGCGACCGCCTCGCCGCCCCGCTGCGTAATCGCCTGGCGCCCCAGCTGGCCATCCGCCCCTTCCTGGACGTGCTCTACCAGCCGGCACGGCGTTTCCTGGTGCCCGACGACGAGACCATCGTCTGCCGCTGCGAGGAGGTCACGGCGGGGGAGCTCAGGCGCATTGCCGATGCCGGCTGTCGCGGCCCCAACCAGGCCAAGGCCTTCTGCCGGGCAGGCATGGGTCCCTGCCAGGGGCGCCTGTGCGGCCTGACGGTCTCCCAGGTGATCGCCGACCAGTGTGGCGAGCCGGTCGACGCCGTCGGCTACTACCACATCCGCCCCCCGATCAAGCCGCTCAGCCTGGGCGAGCTGGCCAGCCTGAACGAAACCGATACCCCGACGAGGAACTGA
- a CDS encoding RidA family protein, whose product MTLQRFETGVRMSRAVVHHDIAYLCGQVAADRHADIAGQTETMLAKVDALLASVGSDRDHLLSATLYLKDMALFDEMNRVWDAWVPDGKAPARACVEARMASPELLVEISVVAALAR is encoded by the coding sequence ATGACCCTGCAACGCTTCGAGACCGGCGTCCGAATGAGCCGCGCCGTCGTTCACCACGACATCGCCTACCTGTGCGGCCAGGTGGCCGCGGATCGCCATGCCGACATCGCCGGCCAGACCGAGACAATGCTGGCCAAGGTCGACGCCCTGCTGGCGAGCGTCGGCAGCGACCGCGACCACCTGCTGTCCGCCACCCTCTACCTCAAGGACATGGCGCTGTTCGACGAGATGAACCGCGTCTGGGACGCCTGGGTCCCCGACGGCAAGGCGCCGGCCCGCGCCTGCGTGGAGGCTCGCATGGCGAGCCCGGAGCTGCTGGTCGAGATCTCCGTGGTGGCCGCCCTGGCACGCTGA
- a CDS encoding universal stress protein, whose amino-acid sequence MYSAILVPLDGSSHAEKALGVAAQLARGAGATLHLMTVAEFPPDNIGLFTGGTAEPFSEEEREKLAAGMKEEAHKVIDQARAAVDLAGIKVEETVRQGRPAENINAAAESLGVDAIIMGSRGVSDMRGMVFGSVSHKVSHTAGCTVITVT is encoded by the coding sequence ATGTATAGCGCAATCCTTGTTCCCCTCGATGGTTCCTCCCATGCCGAGAAGGCGCTCGGTGTGGCGGCACAGCTGGCCCGTGGCGCGGGCGCGACCCTGCACCTGATGACCGTGGCCGAGTTTCCGCCCGACAATATCGGCCTGTTCACCGGCGGCACCGCCGAGCCCTTCTCCGAGGAGGAGCGGGAGAAGCTGGCCGCCGGCATGAAGGAGGAGGCCCACAAGGTGATCGACCAGGCCCGCGCGGCGGTCGACCTCGCGGGCATCAAGGTCGAGGAGACGGTGCGCCAGGGCCGTCCCGCCGAGAATATCAACGCGGCGGCCGAGAGCCTCGGCGTCGATGCCATCATCATGGGGAGCCGCGGGGTCAGCGACATGCGCGGGATGGTCTTCGGCAGCGTCTCCCACAAGGTCAGCCATACCGCCGGCTGCACCGTGATCACCGTGACCTGA